In the Entelurus aequoreus isolate RoL-2023_Sb linkage group LG21, RoL_Eaeq_v1.1, whole genome shotgun sequence genome, aagttgatttaaaataaacaaaaaagaaaatcaAGTATGACTTACTTTTGGATCCATAAGAATTTTAGTGGATTTtagtttaaaactgtcattgctcaaaattgaattaatcaaaatcaatgttatgaattattgatctatttaaagCTTCAATTATTTtacactttcaaatattttcggggaaaatattgcatatttggtctgtttaccataaaaaacaaaggtttctctgacaaaaagggcataaaacaagcaaaaaaaataaaataattcaaacttataatcgacggatagaccTGAtgttgattaaaatatttaaGCATTATTTTTGGATCCATAAGAATTTTAGTGGTAAAACTggtaaaaatagtaataatgatgaatcaaaatcaatgttagaaattattgacatatttaaagcttcaattactttacactttgaaatattttcggggaaaatattgcatatttggtctgtttaccataaaaaacaaaggtttctctgacaaaaagggcataaaacaagcaaaaaaaataaataattcaaacttataatcgacggattGACCTGAtgttgattaaaatatttaaGCATTATTTTTGGATCCATAAGAATTTTAGTGGTAAAACTggtaaaaatagtaataatgatgaatcaaaatcaatgttagaaattattgacatatttaaagcttcaattactttacactttgaaatagttttggggaaaatattgcatattttgtgtgtttaccataaaaaaacaaaggtttctctgacaaaaaaggcattaaaaacataaaaaaataataaaaacgtataatcaacGGCTAGACCGGAAGTGGATTAAAAGATTTAAGCGTTAGAGGAAGAaaaaataccatttaaaaaaaatataaataacttaTTTTTGGATCCATAagaatttttgtgggatttttgtTTAAAactctcattgctcaaaaaataataatgaatcaaaatcaatgttaagaattattgacatatttaagactccgattacatcacatcaaatattacaatttcaacatttttgggggAGGAAATacaattgcatattttgtgtgtctgCCACAATAAAACaggattttcttaaataaaaagagACATAAACAAATTTAACTTTATAACGACTGATAGATCTGAAACTGATGGAGAGATTTAAGAACTGgaagataaataaatatttagaacatTTTTATGACCAAACTTCAAGGGAGGGAGAGGGTAAAAAAGTATATTAAGTTGGTTTTGGAAATGAAAACCATCAAAATAAGAGTTTTTAGTTTGGACAGTGTAGTGGAACTAAGGAGCCTGCAGTTGAGCAGTGTGTCCATTAGAGGGCGATGAAGTCCACTCCGTCTTGTAAAACCAGGAGAGGAGACTGAAGTGACAAAGATGGTCCTGATGAGTTTTGTGTTGTGGGCAAATAAAGTTTGTTGTTCCTCAGGTGGCTTCACTGACTCTGCTGGTCCTCAGAGACTTGAGCTCCTGCTGGCTGGTGGACTGGGACGCAGAAGAGGACTCCCCCTCGTCACACCCGCAGCGCAGGCAGCGGGGCGCGGCGCCGAGGAGGGCCCTCCTGAACATGGAGCTGGAGAAGACGTAGACCACGGGGTCCAGGGCGGAGTTGAGGAAGTTGAGGCCCAGGGACACGATGGTGAGCTGCGTGAAGGTGTAGAAGGCGCCGCAGTCCCAGGGGCGGTAGGAGCGGATGACCCACACGCCCACGGTGGTGACGGTGGTGGGCAGGAAGCACACCAGGAAGACCACCACGATGGCCACGCACACCCGCATGGCCCGCCGCAACTTGTGGGCACTGCCCATCTGGCGCCCCCTCAGGACGCGGGAGATGCGCACGGAGCAGTAGATCAGCACGGCCATGGCGAGCAGGAACTCCAGCACGGTCAGGACGCGGTGCACGGCCACCAGGACCAGGATGCCCCGCGACGCCTCCTTGTAGGACGTGAAGAAGAAGCACTGCGTGGCGTTGCCGCCGCCCTTGATGTGGTCGTAGGCCAGCATTGGCAGGCGGGGACTGACCACCAGCAGCCACACCAGCACCGACAACTTCCCGGCCTGGCTCCTGCTCATGCGGGTGAAGCAGGTGTGCGGGTGGACCACCTGGGGACACAAACCAGGTCTTCATCTTCAGGACCCAGGACGCCCAAGTAAGTTGGGATTTGATCTTTAAAGTGTACGATTTGATCTTTTCATTTTCTCTAATGAACAATAGTCCACTTACATGTGGTGACctgagtattagcaatattgttattataagtgctaacgcagagggACTACTTTTAGCcacacagagagctaactagcttatgctgctatattgacatatatacatacacatatatatatatatatatatctcatggAGCTAACATGAATCTTTTTGGAATGAAAGCACACTCCACACCGCGATGTCCACTCGGAGGTCGGAAGACGCACACGCCGTAAAGTTAGACGTTATTGTCGGTAGTAATGTCGAAATAATTAGTGTCATTAACACAGGCTTGTACAAGAAATGCATTAATTAGCTTAAAACACCTTTCTCTTCAACGTTCTCCTTACTTTTGCCAGGTGTCAACTTGTTTAGGTGCAAGCTGACACTTCTGACAGGATGATTtagatgtttgtttgtttgttttctcaaAATAAAGCAATGAGGAACAATTTTATTATATCTGAGCTGTTTTTCCACATTTATTAAAGCCAAAAGTATGTCAATGATGTACTAAATACAGTATATCCATTCAAATATATcacttaaatttgttttcacgttaaaaatgttttttttttatcttattttgaaGTTGTGGCGGcattcaggcctggccctaaccaatctggcgccctaggcaagattttaggtggcgcccccccacatcggcagtgaagtgtatatactcacaagaaaccgaatagctttgtctttgacctttttttttacttaaagaaagcaaattaacatattatatgagaatgttatgttatgattatctttaaccgaatcacagcagtgctcaaattaaaaaacagcattccctctcatgtgatattgcttaattaacattaatgatgtgcactttaacaactaggcttacaactatacttaatatataaaggggtggaaaagtgactattacctgcagggcaaacattagctaaccagaaggcaataacaatgtaaacaaaaaacacctgcttaaaagatctaatacaaatgtccctgaggaatgtaaggtgggagtactgtaattacctaacgttacattattattttccataacaatttagccccctccacaatattaacccaacgttaaaacagaactagctatttattgattagcaattgccgaatcatgtaacattagcttaatgctaaaaagccaggttactatcacattctgtaacagacaaataatttcatgtaggctaacgttacctacctgctacctctgtctttttctcgtttcgcctcttcttttctcttttttcttccctgggcacctgacagttttggccgttttgacatcctgtgttgattttttgacgtggtgacgtccaaaaagagtc is a window encoding:
- the LOC133638267 gene encoding hydroxycarboxylic acid receptor 2-like, which produces MAWDQNRTSPGPGGGCPPVGIQLEGVILPPVLTVDVVLGLLGNTLALWIFCFRTKSWNPNNLFLFNLVVADFLALVSLPLRIHALLKGYWVFGDAVCRLNLFLMFSNRTASIALMTVVALYRYFKVVHPHTCFTRMSRSQAGKLSVLVWLLVVSPRLPMLAYDHIKGGGNATQCFFFTSYKEASRGILVLVAVHRVLTVLEFLLAMAVLIYCSVRISRVLRGRQMGSAHKLRRAMRVCVAIVVVFLVCFLPTTVTTVGVWVIRSYRPWDCGAFYTFTQLTIVSLGLNFLNSALDPVVYVFSSSMFRRALLGAAPRCLRCGCDEGESSSASQSTSQQELKSLRTSRVSEAT